ATTCCAGAAACAGAAAATTCTTACCTTTGTAAGTATTTACATTGTAGAATTATGAAACCCAGACCGTAGGTAAATATCCTCCTTCGTAAGAAACATGGAAACACATCCAAACAAATTATTCGTTGCGCCGTAATTCCTAAGTAATGACAAACTTAAATTGCGAACTTGTccgttcaaaatttaaaatatttaaattaattgatgtaAATATCGAGCGAAGTCGTGCTAAGTTCCACGATCACTTGGGGAGTAAGGCTACGTTAGCCTCGAAGAGGCTTGGCGTGCTCAATAGATCGAGACGGTATTGCACTCCGGCCTACTGCTTGCTCCGTTATGAGGCGTAGGTCCGACCGTACATGGTATATTGTTCCATCATCTTTGGCCAGGCACAACGGAGAACCAATGCTGCCATGATAGGCACGCCAAGATTTGGCCCTGCGTAGGCACTATAAGGAGTGCTCCAATGAATTATTCAGATTTATCACTTCTTTTTGTAAGGCGGGGTAATCCTCATCGACACCCGCTTCCTCGGACCTCCCCCGAGGCGGGTGGTGTCAGACTCTAACTGCTGCTTACCGccatgctacgtcatccgcgcttTTAAGTCTGTGTATGGCCATGCGTTGCAATTCTTCATATACCGAGCGCCGCGCAGGCTTTCGTCGGCTAGTAGTGTGGGCCGGCGGGTCACTTCCTAATTTTGTGTGGAGaccacatccatagcaccgaatgtagCTCCTCGCCGTGGGTACTATAATCAGACGACAGAAGCCCCCGAGCTATCGCCCAGAAGCCTAGTTAGCGCGGCAGAGCGTACTCATGCGCTGCTCTTCGCCGCCCCACCCGACGTCAGCGATTCAGATTTAGGTATTCCTGCCGCCTCTTTTCGTCATCGTTATACGCGACATTTCCATCCCTATAATTTCTTCAGAAACATTCTACATCGCACATCTTTACTAAACACTGGAATGTTCTGTCGCCTCCGGTAATGCACTTGTGTCGCCTTTGCGGCTCTGGTCTTGTCGGTGTCCATGAGCGGCGGTTATCGCTTAACTTCAGGCCAGCCAGAGGCTCGTATGCAatcctataaaaaaatataattctaccTTCAATCATAGTTACATACTCTCGCCACTCTGAGATCCTCTGGCAATCAGTTCTATTGTGCTGCTACTTATAAACAGCCCTGCACCTTCTATTATTATAACCTCAACTACGTCAACGAATAGGCAAAAAAATGAATTAGttcaaactaaataatatacCCAAGTATCACTCAAATAGATAAcacaaactgttttttttaatctaatgaAAATTCAATGGTCCATAATCGTACGGTACCCTTCTCTACGTAagtatacttttataaaattaggtaCTAACTGaaccagcaaacgttgttttgcctaataaattctttctagttgtatgtattttttaatgccacataattatttaaaaaataaaaacaataagattCGTTCAAAAATTAAGGGTGAACATTGtgaacaacccttatcactAAGCGGTATGAAAAAGAGATAGTTACCGATTCtgagacctactgaatacgcatataaaattttgtcagtcggtaaagccgtttcggaggagtacggcaACTAAAATCGTGACATGGAAAATTTATATATTCGATCTATATCTAATTCAAATGACGTACTCAAATTTTCCTCAAGGCTAAAACCGGagctataaaatttaaaaatagattcacAAAGTCTAAAGTATTACAAGagaaattaaaagcaaataaaacaatttgaatatttatatcaatatatttattggaATTTTAAAACTTAGCATACAAACAAGTAACAGGAACTAGCAcctgaaatgataaaataaaaacaaataaacataacaatggATTTTCCATATTATAACAAATGTGAAATAAAGACGTTGAATGCAAATTAAGTTAAATGCAATAGTTTGTGTCAGAGAGCATGGAAAGCTGAAAATAACATAGATAAATAACAGTAACAGAGATTATGAAAGAGCAAATACCAGTCTGATAAGACAGTCACAAGGCGATAGCAAGCGAGGGGAGACGCCGTGCGTTTATAACTTATATCACACAATTAGTTACATCATGTCACCTAAACAGCCATTAACTCTACAATTCAAGTGTTTCTACTTCACCTAACAGGTATAGTATTCTATTATTACctataaatacacaaacaagTTCATATTTGAATTATACATCCATTGTTCATTGTATTAGTAAACTACTCAATAACTCATTGAAGTCCTCGCCATTAGAagctatattttttgtaaattaggAACTGCTACTGCTTAAAGGCAATTTACTCAAATTAACGAGTTTAACTCAAAATCTAAAAAGTACTCTGAGGTGGTGTCTGagtcgaaaaaaatattgattataattttgaagTAATCTGTTACTCCAAATACTTAAAGGTGAAACTGTTATGCGAGATCATTTGAGAACAGTAACATTCTTCACATGATCATTACATCTATGAAAACATAACCAAATTGTTGTTTTGGTTGAATCTAAAGGCTTCAATGTTAAatgtgtttacaaaatttatagcttcttGTTCAATAAACTTCAGTTGAAATAACACTATTTATATAAACCTTTTAAATCAGTACATacttcaacaaaataataatactttaaagttACATCACGAGAAACATTTAGAACATCTATTAAGCCTAATTATTTAGCGCATCTTATCTaggtaataacaataattattgaatatgtcttgagttattattattgtactgatATCAAAGGAACAAGCTTGTAGGTGAAATTAATCTCTCATGTAGGGATAGTCAATGTCCGTCAGCGGAACAAAGGTTTCCTTGATTGACTGCGGTGAGGTCCACCGCATGACATAGCCGGGGCCACCCGCCTTGTCATTGGTCCCGGACATACGGCCCCCGCCGAATGGCTGCTGTCCAACCACAGATCCTGTGGACTTGTCATTCAGATAGAAATTACCCGCAGTCATCTTAAGCTCCTGCAGAGCCTTCTGTAGGAAAGCCTTGTCCTTGGAGAACACTGCCCCAGTCAAAGCAAACTTAGTGGATGAACCAATAAGAGCCATGGTCTTATCAACATCAGCGTCGTCATACACATACATAGCGAGCACGGGGCCAAAGATTTCCTCCGTCATGAGCTTGTCGTGGGGGTCCGAGGTTTCAATAATAGTGGGCTGCACGAAATAGCCCTTACTGTTATCGAATTCACCACCGCCAAGAATAGTGTTCTTCGAGTTCTTTTTAGCATTTTTGATATAGCCCGTGATCCTGTCAAAAGCCTTGTCATCAATTACAGCTGCTGAGAAAATTTTAAAGTCAGTTGGATCACCAATCTTGAGCTTCGCGCGTTCCACTAGAAGTCCATGCTTAATTGCCTCAGCGAGGGATTTAGGAACATAAATTCTTGAGCAGGCCGAGCACTTCTGACCGCAATATTCAAACGCAGAGCGAATAGTAGCGTTGACCACAGTTTGAACATCCGCAGATGGATGGACAAAGTGATAATTTTTCCCTCCACATTCTCCAATGAGTCTAGGATAGTTATGATAGTGCTTCAGGTTCTTGCCGACTTCATTCCAGAGCCAGTTAAAAGTGGGCACAGATCCAGTGAAGTTAATGCCAGCAAGGCTTGGAGAGGAGGTGATGATGCGACCGAAAGTAGGACCATCAGCAGGAACAAAATTGACTACACCATCGGGGATGCCAGCTTCCCGCATGATGTTGAAAATCCTCCAGTTTGACAACAACGCTGTGTCCGAAGGTTTCCACACGACACCGTTACCCATAAGAGCTGGGGTGTACGCCAAGTTGCCTCCAATAGCAGTAAAGTTGAAAGGACTGATTGCTGCTATGAACCCGTCAATACCACGGAACCTGAGGGAATTTCTTGTAACTGAGGGATTTTCGGAAATGGGTTGATACTTCGCATTCTCCTTCAAGAAGTACACATTAAATCTAAAGAAGTCAATCAGCTCAGCTGCAGAATCAATTTCAGCTTGAACAACACTCTTTGACTGTCCAAGCATAGTAGCAGCATTCAGCTTCTGCCTGTAGGCTCCGGCCATCAGTTCGGCCGCAGATTGCCAGATGCGGATTCGCTCTTGCAGAGGACTGCGGTCCCAGCGCGCTTGGGCGTCTACAGACACCTTGATAGCTTTTTGAATAGTTTTCTCACTGGCGTAGTAGAACTTTGCAATCTTTTTCGAGTGATCATGTGGCATGACCTGGTAGCGAGGTTCGCCATCCTTGATGCACTCGCCGCCGATGACGATAGGCACCTCTTCGGTGACGGCGGCTGTCTGCTGGAGCTCCTTCACCAGAGCATCGCGCTCCTTGCTTCCCTTCCGGTATTCTAAGACGGGCTCGTTTTGAACCCCGAAGTCTTGAATCTTCGGGAGCTCCACTGTACTTGCCAGGGACCGCTCGAgggcgcgcccgccgcgcaTTGTCCTGGTCCACACCGACAACATCCTGACTTGTTAacgttttacttaaattattatatcagCTGATATTATGCTTAATATAATATCGAATAATATCTTTATGCAATGTTCTGTCACGAGAGCTTGTTACGTAAAACGTGTCGTTCGTAAACACGGCCGGCCGAAAATTGCACGGTAACTGACGTCGATATTAGTTTCCACAGAAGCTGTGACCTTCACCGATCCATCACAATCTATTCCGAAACGAAATAGTTCCAAAATTTCTTGACTTGTATCTGAGACCGTTGTTTCTATATTAACAATAGAAGTGAagtttttaaaaactataatcaCTGTTAGATGTTAATACATGATTTTAGGCTTTATATCTTGTACGAGTTATAAGATTTTTGTTAGGAACTAGACGCGTTTCCTTTACAGTTTACAACTCAGCTGACATTTGCATTAGCGCCTGCCTATCCGTTTTGCGGGCCATCATACTGCAGCACACAAATTATCGAACAAGAAGTGGCCTAGTTCGGGTATGGGCTTACATCAAATGCAGAGCATCGAATTCAAAAGTATTGTCATCTCTCTTACGCTCATTGTTCTGCAAGACGTTAAAACATCTAGCTATCTCACTTTAACATGCTTTGTTTGCGCAGTACTAACGCTTCGTTCAAAACCGTAACCATTCGTATCGTACCGTAAAAACGGAATGGTACCGGCTAATTGATTTTTAAGcatagacaatttaaaaattttgtttcataGTGATGaaaaagctgaaaaaaaaattaactataatGTTAATGAGAAATagtcttattttattgtgtagatgtttgttattttattgcttgAAACTTCAAAGAGTGGCCTGTACTCTGTCCGCTTTAAGTTGACCTTTTTGACAGGTGTTAAAAAGCtactaaaaaaacttttttactaaattatgataaatattaatatagattaaaaCTTCAGAAATTATTAGTAAACAGTTAAGAAGTTATcgtcaaaattaatta
The genomic region above belongs to Trichoplusia ni isolate ovarian cell line Hi5 chromosome 5, tn1, whole genome shotgun sequence and contains:
- the LOC113493698 gene encoding delta-1-pyrroline-5-carboxylate dehydrogenase, mitochondrial-like, which encodes MLSVWTRTMRGGRALERSLASTVELPKIQDFGVQNEPVLEYRKGSKERDALVKELQQTAAVTEEVPIVIGGECIKDGEPRYQVMPHDHSKKIAKFYYASEKTIQKAIKVSVDAQARWDRSPLQERIRIWQSAAELMAGAYRQKLNAATMLGQSKSVVQAEIDSAAELIDFFRFNVYFLKENAKYQPISENPSVTRNSLRFRGIDGFIAAISPFNFTAIGGNLAYTPALMGNGVVWKPSDTALLSNWRIFNIMREAGIPDGVVNFVPADGPTFGRIITSSPSLAGINFTGSVPTFNWLWNEVGKNLKHYHNYPRLIGECGGKNYHFVHPSADVQTVVNATIRSAFEYCGQKCSACSRIYVPKSLAEAIKHGLLVERAKLKIGDPTDFKIFSAAVIDDKAFDRITGYIKNAKKNSKNTILGGGEFDNSKGYFVQPTIIETSDPHDKLMTEEIFGPVLAMYVYDDADVDKTMALIGSSTKFALTGAVFSKDKAFLQKALQELKMTAGNFYLNDKSTGSVVGQQPFGGGRMSGTNDKAGGPGYVMRWTSPQSIKETFVPLTDIDYPYMRD